CCGAGCCTGCGCGGCCACGGCTACGAGGTGTTCGAAATCGGCGACGAGCGCCAGGTCGGCAACATCCTCACGGCCATATGGGACGCGTACGAGGTCGCTCACACGATCTAGCCAGGGCGCGCCGTTGCCCGGCTCATGCGCGCCACACGTAGATTTGATGCTTTTTCACAATATGCATTGATATATTTTCTATATGTATGAAAGCAATGGAATTGGAGGTATTCATGTCAGGAAAATCGGCCAGAAGACTGCGCAAGGAGCGCGAGGGATGCTTGGCGAACCACAATGACCTCCAGACAAAGGCCGTTGGTGCGGCAGCCGCGGCCGCCCTTGCCATCGCCATCGCACCTGGAGTGGCACAGGCGACCGAGGTGCCGACGGGCGAATCTCCGGAACAGGCGGCAACCGAGACAGTCGTGCCAGTCGCGGCAGAGAACTCCTCCGAGGCCCCGGCGGCACAACCCACGGCTTCCGAAGAACCTACGGCAACGATAGCGACAACCCCCGCGCCCGACTCCACGGCTGCACCCGCCTCCATGCCCGAGACGCCAGTATCGCCTAACGTGAGTGCGCCTACCCCCGCGGATGGCGACACGGCTGCAGCAGACCCCGCACAGACATCGACATCAGATTCGATTGAGCAAGCCAGTGAGGCAGGTGCCGAACAAGCATCGTCAAGTCAGACGACCTCAACGGCCGTGTCACAGGTCCCTCTTGCCAGCAGCGCCCCCGCAAAGGCGCCTGCCGAAGAAGCTGTTGCGGAAGTAAATGGCACCACCTACTCGGATATCGACAAGGCAATCGAAGACGCGAAGGAGGGCGCGACCGTCACCCTCCTCAAAGACGTAAGCCCCGCCAAGACGTTCACGAAGAGCCTTACCTTCAAGGGCAACCACACCCTCTCGTATGACGTCTACGGCTGGTACTATACGGGCGACATGGTGATTGACGGTGCGACCCTTGTAGTGAACTCGGATGCCAACCGGGTGAAGGCGGACGAGGATCAGAAGTGGCTCGTTATGTGCCTTAAGGGGTCGCTCAACGCAATCAATGGCGGCAACATCAGCTTCTTCTTCGACGGCTCCACCGGCGCAAAGTGCGCCATCTACGCAAACGGCGGTGCCACCATCGTAGTGGACAATGGCTCGTTCTTCTCGATTAACAGCCAGAACACAAAGGGCGTGGTCGGACAGGGCATCCAGCTTGATGAGACTGCCGGAACAGGCATCTTCGTAAAGAACGGATCGAGCTTCCTCATCGATGGCACTAACCGCGGCTACGTAAACTCTCCCATTGTTTACGTGGAGAACTCCACGTTCACGGTGCAGAACTGCACCAGCAACGCCTCGAACGGCGGTACGTTCACCGCAATCAATTCCGACATCATGTTCGTCAACAACGCCGGTCATGGCCTCTCTACCGCCGACGCCACGTTCGACAACTCCACGCTCACCTCGAGTGGCAACGGATACACGGGCCTGCACGTCCGCAAAAACCTCGTCGTGAAAAACGGATCCAAGATCGACGTGTCCAACGGGAACGGTTGGAATTCCTGGGATGCGGACCTTTTCTCCGGCATCCGCCTGATTCACAACGCCGACATCGACGAATCCTCGGAGGTGCGCGTGGCGCACAACGTCTCCGTCGGAATTCGCGCAAGCGACCCGAAAGCACATGTCAACTTCGCACCGGGAGCCAAGCTCAGCGTCATCGACAACGGACGCCTGACCGATGGATCGCACGGTGAGGAGGCAGGCAGGCAGTTCACCTCCAATGGCGGCGGCATCTGGAACGCCGCTGACATGACGCTGCCCGAAGGAGCTGCAATTTACAACAACGACGCCCCAATCTCAGGCGACGACATCTATTCCACCGGAAGCATTGCCTTCCCCAAGGCAGTCAAGGCACGTCTCGACGGCGAGCAGAACAACGTGTGTACCGACAAGATTGACGGCTGGTACGATGACTCCGCCAACAATCGTTGGGTGGGAGACATCCCAGCGAAGGGAACGACCGACGACATCCACGCCAAGTCGGTCAAACCCGGAGCGTACGACGTTACAGAGGATACTCCCCTCGCCATCAAGGCTGCTCACACCTACGAAGACAGCCTCATATACGATAAGAACGCAGACGATGCCACAGGAGCCACGGACCCCAGCAATGGCTCGTTGGATGAAGAGGGCCACTGGGTTAAAAGGGTAAGCGTTAGGAAGAACGGCTTCATCCGTGCTGGATACAGGTTCATCGGCTGGAACACGGCTGCCGACGGTACTGGTGACTGGTATGGAGTTGTGGCAGCAGATTCCCTGGCAGCTAAGAACTCTCTGGATGTATACGAGCTCTTGGACGGCAAGGGAAACGACATCCTGTACGCAATCTGGGAAAAACTACCAGAGCCACCTACCCCAACCCCGAAGCCACAAGCGACACCGAAGCCCGCAGCCGTCAAAGCTTCCGTAGCCACATCGAAGTCAGCTCTTCCAAAGACAGGTGATACCTCTGGAAGTGCGCAGGCCGCTGGCATCCTCGCGCTGATTGGAACGGCTCTTGCGGGGCTTTCCAGGACAATAAGGCGCAGCAATCGCGCGGAGTAGCTCGAGGTTTACGGAATAAGCCATCACGGTAGCAGCAGTAGTGGGGGCGTCCAGTTGAGAAACCGGACGTCCCCATACAAATGTTCATAAACAATCTTATTAAGCTACGGCAGCGTCAGTCATCTATCGGAGCTAAAGCCAACATGATGACAAAAAAGAGAGACGCGACATTTCGAGAGGACTATCTAGGACAAATCGAAAGGGATGCAAGTTATCCGGCCTGTCTCCAGCAGAAAGTTGCGAGCATCCTTTCCGCGCCCGTTCTGTCTACGAGAGCCCATACTCCTCGAGCAGGCTCCTCAGCTTTTCTGGATTGTCCTCGGCCTCGAAGAGCTCATTCCCGCGACCATCGGACGCAAGACGATACGCCAGCTCTATGCCCCTAGCATAGCCTTTATCGTATTCTTTTGCATAGCCTTCAACGTAGCCTTCGGCATAACCTTCAGCATAGCCTTCCTCATACCCCTTGTTGTAGGCGTCAGCAAGTTCGTTGCGGTACTTCTCGGACCAGAGCATCCTCAATACCTTCCTCATCTACGCCTCTTGCACAAACCGCATACAGCGCTGCATATGCTTCGGGCAATGTCATGACCAAGCAATCCACGCAACACTAGAGTCCATACTCCTCGAGAAGTCGCTTCATCCTCTCCGGGTCCCGCATTGCCTCTTCGAGCTCCTGCTCGCGACCATCCACCATAAGTCGATGCATCAACTCAACTGCCCTTGAGAAGCCCTTGGCTTTACCTTCGTCGAAGGCGTCTGCGAACTCGTTTCGGTATTTCTCGGACCAGAGCATCCTGAATCGCCTCCACCCGGGATCGTCGCGAAAGCCGCACACGGCGTCGTCCACGCTTCGGACGAAATCGCTACCAATCACATTATCATCCCGCAGGTAGCTCATGAACGCGTCGAATCCGTCACCGAAGTCACCTCTGGTGCCCTCCGCGTTCACGAACACTATGCTCGTCCCATCCCCCAGCGGCTCGCCGTCCTGCTCGCACAACCGCAGGTAGTCGTAGCGCTTCCACCCCCGTCCAAACGGGTCGTGAGCGCAGATGAACAACACAATGACGTTTTCCGCGTCGCCAAAGCGTTGGCCTCGGTCCAAGACGCTCGCGTCCACCAGCGAGAGGTACCTGCGCGCCCTTCGCGCAATGTCCGGGTCTGCGCCGTTCTGCATCTCCACGTCGTAGACGTTGCCGTCGACGTCCCGTACCAGCAGGTCCACTATTCCAGCCCGCGACGCTGGGCCAAAGTCCACAAGCTCCTGCCGCTCGACCATCCTGAGGTCCCTCACCTCGATCCCAAGGAGGACCTCCACCAGCCCACGACAGAGCCCCAGGTCCTGGAAGACAGTCCCGAACATGAAGTCGTCCGTGATTCCCATCGTGCTGAAGTCCAGTTCCTCACGCATCCCACGCCCCTCTCGTCGCGCCAACAGTGGGGGCATGATACAAAATCGGACTTGCATCTACTTCGCATGCGTCTGGCGGAAGTCTTTCCAAATCCAGCTGTGGAGAAATTATTAGGACAAATTCCTGTTTACTATCAGGCTCCAATCAGGTATAGTTCCACTAACAAGAAATTGTCCTAATAAAGGCTGAGCCCAACGGGACACGACAGAAAGGATCCAACCATGGAGTCCAAGCTCAACGCCCTTCTCGCCAACCTCACCGTCGAGTACCACAAGCTCCAGAACCAGCACTGGTACGTGGCCGGAAGTGACTTCTTCCAGGCACATGCCCAGCTCGAGGAGCTCTACGACGGGCTGCTCCCCGCCATCGACGACGTTGCGGAACTCCTGCTGCAGCTGGGCGGAAAGCCCATCGCCTCGCTCGCAGAGGTCCTCTCCGCCGCCGACATCTCTGAGCGCGCGGACGAGCCGCTTGCAAGTGCCGAGGCCTTCGCAAGCGTACGCGAGGACTTCTCGCGCCTCCTCGAGCAGGTATCTGCAATAAAGGACGAGGCGGACGCGGAGTCCAACCACCTCGTGAGCGCCAAGATGGACGAGTACATCGCCAGCCTGTCCAAGACGCTGTGGATGCTTCGCCAGCAGGCGGCATAGCCTCGCAAGGCCGCAGGTGGACGGGTAAGTTTCCATCATCAACTCTTAGGAGCGCCAATAGCGCGAAAAGAGGGCGGGAGGCCAAGCAACATGCCGGCCTCCCGCCCGATTTTCCTACCCGTGACTGCGATCGCCACGCTCCGCACATAGGCGCGCCCGGCCTACTTTCCCAGCAGCGCGTTGTACGCCGCCATCGTGTAGTAGTTGTACGGCTGGTTGAAGTGCGGCAGGAAGAACACGTCGAGAAGCGCCAGGCGATCTATAGTGACACCCTCCTGAATCGCGAGCGAGAACATGTGGATGCCCGCGCTCATGTCGTAGGTAGACGCCATCTGCGCGCCAAGCACCTTGCGCGTGGTGCCGTCGTACACGATGCGCACCTTCACCTCAGGGTTGGCCGTCTCGACGAACGTCGCCTTCTGCACCTGCGCAAAGTCGCTCACCCGCGCGTCGTAGCCAGCAGCAAGCGCCTTCTTCTGCGTGAGGCCCGTCGCAACCATCTTCAGGTCGTAGATGCAGATGCCGGAAGACCCCTGCACGCCAATGCCGTCGATCGCGGTGCCACAGGCGTTGTGGGCGGCCACGATGCCGGAGCGCACGGCATTCGTCGCAAGCGCGATGTAGGCCGGCTCACCGTCCGCCGCGTTATAGAAGCAGCTGGAGCAGTCGCCCGCCGCATAGACGCCGGGCTTCGACGTTTCCTGGTGATGGTCCACCAGCAGGGCCCCGTTCTGCATCATCTCGAAGCCGACGTAGCGGAACATCTGCGTGTTCGGCCTGAACCCGATGCACACGCATACCATGTCCGCCTCGTGCGTGCCCTTGTCGGTCACCACGCGCGTCACCTTGCCGCCCTCGCCCTCGTAGCGCAGGACGCGCTCGCCAAAGGCGAGGCCGATGCCATGGTCTGCCAGGTTCTTCTCCATAAGTGCGCTGAACTCCGGGTCGAAGTTGCCTGCGACGCACGTGTCCATCATGTCGATGAGGGTCACGTCGCGGCCATTGCGCTGGAAGGCCTCCGCAAGCTCCACGCCAATGTAGCCGGCGCCCACCACCGCCACGCGGCGAATCGCGGGATCCTGCAGCTTGCGAACGACCTCCTCCGCCTGCTGGAAGAGCTTGACGCGCTGGATGTTCTGGAGGTCCATCCCCTCGACGGGCGGGATTATGGGCTCGGAGCCGGTGGCCAGTATCAGCTTGTCGTACGGCTGGTCGATGGTGGTACCGTCCGCCGCGACCGCGTGCACCACGTGCGCGTAGTAGTCGATCGACTCCACGCGGGTCTCCATATGGACGGTCGCGCCCTTCGCCTCGAATCCCTCCTTCGTCTGGTAGAACAGGCCGTCCGGTTTGGAGATCTGTCCTCCGATCCACAGCGCCATGCCGCAGCCCAGGAAGCTGATGTTGCTGTTCTGGTCGAAGATCACGACCTCGTTTTCCGGGTAGTTGTCCAGGACGGTGTTTGCCGCGGCGGTACCCGCGTGGTTTGCGCCGACGATGACGATCCTGCTCATGGTGGTGGTCTCCCTCCGTTGGCGCGGCAGTGGCCGACGCCGCCAAGACGTAGGCGACGCCCGGGGTGACGTATGGCCATCCCGACTGCCGCCATAATTGCTACCATATCAATAGCATTTATGGGAGGAGACGTCTAGCGCCATCCGACAGGCGGCGCTAGACGCGCGTCATGCGGGGCAGATACTGCCACGGGCGTCGGAACGGACGCCGCCGCACTACCGCACCTCGTTGCGCTCGAAGAACTCCTGCGCGTTCTGGTAGAACATGCGCCGCGCGAGGTCCGTCCCAAAACGCGATGCCACGCGCGAGAAGAACGCGGGAACGTCGTCGCAGCGTGACAGCCAGGCGGGGGTGTCAGACCCGTCGAAGTCGCTGCCAAGGGCGAGGACTTTCTCGCCCCCAAGGGAAAGGAAATGGTCGATGTGCCTGCTGAGCTGGTCAAACGTCACATCCTTGCCCGCAGGCACGTCCGCAATGAACGCACGGTAGTAGTTGATGCCCACCAGTCCGCCGTGGTCGCGGATCTCGCCAAACTGGGCATCCGTCAGGTTTCGCGGGTGCGGGCAAACGGCACGACTGTTGGAGTGGGACGCCACGAACGGCCGCGTCGCCACGTGCAGCAGATCCGCAAAACCCGCATCGTTCAGGTGGCTCACGTCCACCACGATGCGGCGGCCTTCCAGGGCACGCACAGCCTCGCGACCGAAGGCTGACATGCCGTCGACCGTGTCGTTGCCAGACGCGATGTCGTTCTTACCGTTCCACGTGAGCGTCAGCATCTTCACGCCATCCGCCGCAAGCTCGTCCACCACGGAAAGGTCGCGCCCGATGGGAGACCCGCTCTCCACCGTGAGCATCGCAGCGACGCTTCCCCACGCGTGGGCCGTCTGCGCGCTGCGGGCATCCTCGGTGCGCGCGAGGCTGCACGAGTTCGCTGCCGTCTGCCGCTTGAAGTAGTCCCTCACGTGGCGATAGAACTCCAGCGGCGTGTATGGTGTGTGCGAGAGGTCGTCCGGCACCCACACGGCATAGCATTGCGTCCAACCCCCGGGCGCCGCCTGGGCCATGCGTCCCGCCGCCAGAGCGAGGTCGTTTTCGACCATGTCTCCGCCAACGGTATTCGAGAGCTGCGTCGCGAACGGCTCGACGTCCCTCATGCACAGCGAGTCCAGGGTGTCGCAATGCAGGTCGAACACCCTCAGCCTGCGCAGTTCGTCCTCCACCTCGGGACTCTGGCGTTTCTCGTCACTCAGCGACATGGCGCTCCCTTCAACGTGCCGACCGCTTGCAAATGTAGCACGACACCCCCTAGGCACAGCCCCGGCTTGTTAGAGGTAGCGGCCAGTAACGGAGCGCGTGCACGCCTTCGCCCCGAGGGGCGTTCCCGAGTACACGATCTCTCCTCCCGCCTCTCCTCCGCCGGGCCCCATGTCGATCATCCAGTCCGCGTTCGCGATCATGTCCAGGTCGTGCTCGATCACCACGACGGTCGCCCCATGCGCCACCAACGTGTCGAGCACTCCCTCGAGAACCTCCACGTCGTGGGGGTGAAGGCCGATCGTGGGCTCGTCGAACACGAAGAGCGCATCAGTCTGGTCGCGGCCCATCTCCCCCGCGAGCTTCAGTCGCTGAGCCTCGCCTCCGGAGAGCGCAGGCGTCGCCTCGCCAAGCGTCAGGTAGCCAAGCCCAAGGTCGTGCAGCACGCCAAGCTGGCCACGAACCTTCCTGAGAGATTCCACGCAGGATAGCGCCTCGTCGATGGTCATCGCCATGAGCTCGGGCAGGCTGTGCTCGCGCGGAGCGGGGGCATCCTTGCGAGCACGTGCGAGCGCCCTTCTCACCTGCCACGCCGCGCCAGAGAAGCGCGACCCGCGGCAGTCCGGGCAGGTCACCTCGACGTCCGGAAGAAACTGCACGTCAAGCGATATGGTTCCCGTTCCGTCGCATGTGGGACAACGCAGCGAACCGGTGTTGTACGAAAAGTCGCCCGTCCTCAGCCCGCGCGCCTTTGCATCTGCGGACTGCGCGAAGGCGCGACGGAGCTCGTCCATCACGCCGGAGTACGTCGCGACGGTGGAGCGGACGTTCGCGCCAATGGGCGTGGAGTCTATGCGGTGCACCCTCTGGATTCCGTCCGCGTCGAGCGACCTCACCTGCGGCGGCAGCGGCTGCCCCTGCGAGCTTGCCGCAAGGCCCGGCACCAGGCACTCGAGCACCATCGTGGT
This sequence is a window from Parafannyhessea umbonata. Protein-coding genes within it:
- a CDS encoding LPXTG cell wall anchor domain-containing protein, encoding MSGKSARRLRKEREGCLANHNDLQTKAVGAAAAAALAIAIAPGVAQATEVPTGESPEQAATETVVPVAAENSSEAPAAQPTASEEPTATIATTPAPDSTAAPASMPETPVSPNVSAPTPADGDTAAADPAQTSTSDSIEQASEAGAEQASSSQTTSTAVSQVPLASSAPAKAPAEEAVAEVNGTTYSDIDKAIEDAKEGATVTLLKDVSPAKTFTKSLTFKGNHTLSYDVYGWYYTGDMVIDGATLVVNSDANRVKADEDQKWLVMCLKGSLNAINGGNISFFFDGSTGAKCAIYANGGATIVVDNGSFFSINSQNTKGVVGQGIQLDETAGTGIFVKNGSSFLIDGTNRGYVNSPIVYVENSTFTVQNCTSNASNGGTFTAINSDIMFVNNAGHGLSTADATFDNSTLTSSGNGYTGLHVRKNLVVKNGSKIDVSNGNGWNSWDADLFSGIRLIHNADIDESSEVRVAHNVSVGIRASDPKAHVNFAPGAKLSVIDNGRLTDGSHGEEAGRQFTSNGGGIWNAADMTLPEGAAIYNNDAPISGDDIYSTGSIAFPKAVKARLDGEQNNVCTDKIDGWYDDSANNRWVGDIPAKGTTDDIHAKSVKPGAYDVTEDTPLAIKAAHTYEDSLIYDKNADDATGATDPSNGSLDEEGHWVKRVSVRKNGFIRAGYRFIGWNTAADGTGDWYGVVAADSLAAKNSLDVYELLDGKGNDILYAIWEKLPEPPTPTPKPQATPKPAAVKASVATSKSALPKTGDTSGSAQAAGILALIGTALAGLSRTIRRSNRAE
- a CDS encoding dipeptidase; protein product: MSLSDEKRQSPEVEDELRRLRVFDLHCDTLDSLCMRDVEPFATQLSNTVGGDMVENDLALAAGRMAQAAPGGWTQCYAVWVPDDLSHTPYTPLEFYRHVRDYFKRQTAANSCSLARTEDARSAQTAHAWGSVAAMLTVESGSPIGRDLSVVDELAADGVKMLTLTWNGKNDIASGNDTVDGMSAFGREAVRALEGRRIVVDVSHLNDAGFADLLHVATRPFVASHSNSRAVCPHPRNLTDAQFGEIRDHGGLVGINYYRAFIADVPAGKDVTFDQLSRHIDHFLSLGGEKVLALGSDFDGSDTPAWLSRCDDVPAFFSRVASRFGTDLARRMFYQNAQEFFERNEVR
- a CDS encoding Dps family protein — its product is MESKLNALLANLTVEYHKLQNQHWYVAGSDFFQAHAQLEELYDGLLPAIDDVAELLLQLGGKPIASLAEVLSAADISERADEPLASAEAFASVREDFSRLLEQVSAIKDEADAESNHLVSAKMDEYIASLSKTLWMLRQQAA
- the nox gene encoding H2O-forming NADH oxidase: MSRIVIVGANHAGTAAANTVLDNYPENEVVIFDQNSNISFLGCGMALWIGGQISKPDGLFYQTKEGFEAKGATVHMETRVESIDYYAHVVHAVAADGTTIDQPYDKLILATGSEPIIPPVEGMDLQNIQRVKLFQQAEEVVRKLQDPAIRRVAVVGAGYIGVELAEAFQRNGRDVTLIDMMDTCVAGNFDPEFSALMEKNLADHGIGLAFGERVLRYEGEGGKVTRVVTDKGTHEADMVCVCIGFRPNTQMFRYVGFEMMQNGALLVDHHQETSKPGVYAAGDCSSCFYNAADGEPAYIALATNAVRSGIVAAHNACGTAIDGIGVQGSSGICIYDLKMVATGLTQKKALAAGYDARVSDFAQVQKATFVETANPEVKVRIVYDGTTRKVLGAQMASTYDMSAGIHMFSLAIQEGVTIDRLALLDVFFLPHFNQPYNYYTMAAYNALLGK